In Desulfomonile tiedjei DSM 6799, a genomic segment contains:
- a CDS encoding 3-isopropylmalate dehydrogenase, whose translation MSESYSVAVIPGDGTGPEVIREGKKVLQAAGSLYGFALNFVDYDLGGDRFLKTGEVLPDSVVEELRQADVIYLGAIGHPDVQPGILEKGILLRLRFELDQYVNLRPVKLYPGVDTPLKNKGPEDIDFIVHRENTEGFYVGSGGFFKKGTPDEMAIQESINTRKGIERLLRYSFEVARQRPRKKLTLCGKTNVLTYAWDLWNRTFQELAKEYPDVSTDYAHVDAICMWMVKNPEWFDVIATDNMFGDIITDLGAMIQGGMGIAAGGNINPEGVSMFEPIGGSAPKYTGKNIINPLACILAGGLLLETLGKKEAADSVEKAVVKVLSKDLKSLDAGRMGYSTSEVGDRVAEYLSA comes from the coding sequence ATGAGTGAGTCTTATTCTGTAGCAGTGATTCCCGGAGACGGAACGGGCCCTGAAGTTATCCGAGAGGGGAAAAAGGTGCTTCAGGCTGCAGGTTCCCTGTACGGCTTCGCCCTGAATTTTGTCGATTACGATTTGGGGGGAGACCGCTTTCTGAAGACCGGCGAAGTGCTTCCAGATTCGGTAGTGGAAGAGTTGCGTCAGGCGGACGTGATATATTTGGGCGCCATCGGACATCCTGACGTGCAACCGGGTATTCTGGAAAAGGGAATTCTTTTGAGGTTGAGATTTGAGCTGGATCAATATGTGAACCTTCGACCGGTAAAGCTCTATCCGGGTGTGGATACGCCGCTGAAGAATAAGGGACCGGAAGACATTGATTTTATCGTTCACAGAGAGAACACTGAAGGATTCTACGTCGGCTCCGGCGGTTTCTTCAAGAAAGGGACCCCCGATGAAATGGCGATCCAGGAATCGATTAACACTCGGAAAGGTATCGAGCGTCTGCTCAGGTATTCGTTTGAGGTTGCTCGTCAGCGCCCCAGAAAAAAGCTGACATTATGCGGCAAGACGAACGTTCTCACCTATGCCTGGGATTTGTGGAACAGAACCTTTCAGGAACTGGCCAAGGAATACCCCGATGTCTCGACGGATTATGCACACGTGGACGCAATCTGCATGTGGATGGTCAAGAATCCCGAATGGTTCGATGTCATTGCCACTGACAATATGTTCGGGGACATCATCACCGATCTCGGTGCGATGATACAAGGAGGCATGGGCATAGCCGCGGGAGGAAACATAAACCCCGAAGGCGTCTCCATGTTTGAACCCATTGGTGGATCCGCACCGAAATACACCGGCAAGAATATAATCAACCCTCTTGCTTGCATCCTGGCAGGGGGTTTGTTGCTGGAAACACTGGGAAAGAAAGAAGCAGCCGATTCCGTTGAAAAGGCTGTAGTGAAAGTGCTCTCAAAAGATCTGAAGAGTCTCGATGCAGGACGCATGGGCTATTCCACTTCAGAAGTGGGAGATCGTGTGGCCGAGTACTTAAGCGCGTAA